Proteins co-encoded in one Paracoccus aestuarii genomic window:
- a CDS encoding ABC transporter ATP-binding protein, whose protein sequence is MTLLSLSSLDVARGSCRVLEGIDLAVRAGEFVGLLGPNGAGKTTLLRAALGLLPSRGGSSLARMTPADRARAAAFLPQAREIAWPMPVSAVVALGRIAHPGMAAPRDREAVDRAIAALDLEPLRDRDATTLSGGEQARVLIARALAQDTPLLVADEPVAGLDPAAGIRVMQLFAELAAQGRGVVASLHDLGLAARHCTRLVVLDRGRIAADGPPMQVLTPGLLARVFGITAHLSQGPDGPVFQPLSLSPQAAEPHRDS, encoded by the coding sequence ATGACCCTGCTGAGCCTGTCATCGCTGGATGTCGCGCGCGGATCCTGCCGGGTGCTGGAGGGGATCGACCTGGCCGTCCGCGCGGGGGAATTCGTGGGCCTGCTGGGCCCGAACGGCGCGGGCAAGACGACGCTGCTGCGCGCGGCCCTGGGCCTGCTGCCGTCGCGGGGGGGATCGTCGCTGGCGCGGATGACGCCGGCCGATCGGGCGCGGGCGGCGGCCTTTCTGCCGCAGGCGCGCGAGATCGCCTGGCCCATGCCCGTATCCGCCGTGGTGGCCTTGGGCCGCATCGCCCATCCCGGCATGGCCGCGCCCCGGGACCGCGAGGCCGTGGACCGCGCCATCGCCGCCCTGGACCTGGAGCCCCTGCGCGACCGGGACGCCACCACCCTGTCGGGGGGCGAACAGGCGCGCGTTCTGATCGCCCGCGCCTTGGCGCAGGACACGCCCCTGCTGGTCGCGGACGAACCCGTGGCGGGGCTGGACCCGGCGGCGGGCATCCGGGTGATGCAGCTTTTCGCAGAACTGGCCGCGCAGGGGCGCGGGGTCGTGGCCTCGCTGCATGATCTGGGGCTGGCGGCGCGGCACTGCACGCGGCTGGTGGTGCTGGACCGGGGCCGGATCGCGGCGGACGGCCCGCCGATGCAGGTCCTGACGCCCGGCCTGCTGGCGCGGGTCTTCGGGATCACCGCGCATCTGTCGCAGGGCCCCGACGGCCCGGTCTTTCAGCCGCTGTCGCTCAGCCCGCAGGCGGCAGAACCGCACCGGGATTCATGA
- a CDS encoding FAD-binding oxidoreductase, with product MLSPADHRLAASLPEGVLRDPDPRYLEEPRGRWQGRAGLIAAPRDAEECAAIIRACAAARVAVVPRGGGTGLVGGQVMADGPAPLVLTLERMGAIRATFPEEGVMIAEAGVTLQAARDAAAALDRQFPLSLASQGTAQIGGVLSTNAGGVNVLRHGNARALCLGVEAVLPDGSVMHDLKRLRKDNTGYDLRDLLIGAEGTLGIITAASLVLAPRPAETGVAMLVVDSPAAALSLLAMAQARMAGGVTAFELISGQSLHFLDAAFPAMRQPFATRPDWLVLVEVGLPAGLSADAALEGLFTAGAGAGLVRDGVIAQSGQQGAELWALREHIPLANRHVGAIASHDISLPLSEVARFIADAGAWLAGQGDMRINCFGHLGDGNLHYNLFPAPGRTRNDYEGIRRDLSRAIHEMVVARGGSFSAEHGVGRLKAADLARWGDPARLAAMRAIKGALDPLGIMNPGAVLPPAG from the coding sequence ATGCTGTCCCCCGCCGATCACCGCCTGGCCGCCTCCCTGCCCGAGGGCGTGCTGCGCGACCCCGATCCGCGCTATCTGGAGGAGCCGCGCGGCCGCTGGCAGGGGCGGGCCGGGCTGATCGCCGCGCCCCGCGATGCGGAAGAATGCGCCGCGATCATCCGCGCCTGCGCCGCGGCCCGGGTGGCCGTCGTGCCGCGCGGCGGCGGCACCGGGCTGGTCGGCGGCCAGGTCATGGCGGACGGCCCCGCCCCCCTTGTCCTGACGCTGGAGCGCATGGGCGCCATCCGCGCGACCTTCCCCGAGGAAGGTGTGATGATCGCCGAAGCGGGCGTCACCCTGCAGGCCGCGCGCGATGCCGCCGCGGCGCTGGACCGGCAGTTCCCGCTGTCGCTCGCCTCGCAGGGGACGGCCCAGATCGGCGGGGTGCTGTCGACCAATGCCGGCGGCGTGAACGTGCTGCGTCACGGCAATGCCCGCGCGCTGTGCCTGGGGGTCGAGGCGGTGCTGCCCGACGGGTCGGTGATGCATGACCTGAAACGCCTGCGGAAGGACAATACCGGATATGATCTGCGCGACCTGCTGATCGGGGCCGAGGGGACCTTGGGCATCATCACCGCCGCATCGCTGGTTCTGGCCCCGCGCCCGGCTGAAACCGGCGTGGCGATGCTGGTCGTGGACAGCCCCGCCGCGGCCCTGTCGCTGCTGGCCATGGCGCAGGCGCGCATGGCGGGCGGCGTCACCGCCTTCGAGCTGATCTCGGGTCAGAGCCTGCATTTCCTGGACGCGGCCTTTCCCGCCATGCGCCAGCCGTTTGCCACGCGCCCCGACTGGCTGGTCCTGGTCGAGGTCGGCCTGCCCGCGGGCCTGTCCGCCGATGCCGCGCTGGAGGGGCTGTTCACCGCGGGTGCGGGGGCCGGTCTGGTCCGGGACGGCGTCATCGCGCAATCGGGCCAGCAGGGGGCGGAGCTGTGGGCGCTGCGCGAGCATATCCCGCTGGCCAACCGCCATGTCGGCGCCATCGCCAGCCATGACATCAGCCTGCCCCTGTCCGAGGTCGCCCGCTTCATCGCCGATGCGGGGGCCTGGCTGGCGGGGCAGGGGGACATGCGGATCAACTGCTTCGGCCATCTGGGCGATGGCAACCTGCATTACAACCTGTTCCCCGCGCCCGGCCGGACCCGCAACGATTACGAGGGCATCCGCCGCGACCTGTCCCGCGCCATCCACGAGATGGTCGTGGCGCGGGGCGGCTCGTTCTCGGCCGAACATGGGGTGGGCCGGCTGAAGGCCGCGGACCTGGCGCGATGGGGCGATCCGGCCCGGCTGGCCGCGATGCGGGCGATCAAGGGGGCGCTGGACCCCTTGGGGATCATGAATCCCGGTGCGGTTCTGCCGCCTGCGGGCTGA
- a CDS encoding cytochrome c oxidase assembly protein: protein MPRRLSPEGRTVAMLVGVVVTMGALSWAAVPFYDWFCRVTGFGGTTQVSQTTSDEVLDEVVRVRFDANVDSNLGWTFRPMQTRMDLKIGESGLAFYEAVNTSDEPLTGTASYNVAPEVSGYYFIKVECFCFTEQTLQPGESIEMPVSFYVDPDLVRDRDSSHVRDITLSYTFHRTEPRRAALDTAPADTIN, encoded by the coding sequence ATGCCGCGTCGTCTCAGCCCCGAGGGCCGCACGGTCGCCATGCTGGTCGGCGTCGTCGTCACCATGGGCGCGCTGTCCTGGGCGGCGGTGCCCTTCTATGACTGGTTCTGCCGCGTCACCGGCTTCGGCGGCACGACCCAGGTGTCCCAGACCACCTCGGACGAGGTTCTGGACGAGGTCGTCCGCGTGCGCTTCGACGCCAATGTGGACAGCAACCTGGGCTGGACCTTCCGCCCGATGCAGACCCGCATGGACCTGAAGATCGGCGAAAGCGGCTTGGCCTTCTACGAGGCGGTTAACACCTCGGACGAGCCCTTGACCGGCACGGCCAGCTATAACGTCGCCCCGGAGGTGTCGGGCTATTATTTCATCAAGGTCGAATGCTTCTGCTTCACCGAGCAGACGCTGCAGCCGGGCGAAAGCATCGAGATGCCGGTCAGCTTCTATGTCGATCCCGACCTGGTGCGCGACCGCGATTCCTCGCATGTGCGCGACATCACCTTGTCCTATACCTTCCACCGGACCGAACCGCGTCGGGCTGCGCTTGACACGGCCCCGGCGGACACCATCAACTAA
- the cyoE gene encoding heme o synthase, which produces MTDINAYDSAPEAQFGDYVALLKPRVMSLVVFTAFVGLIVAPIDVHPFIAFCSVLFIALGGGASGALNMWYDRDIDAVMNRTQSRPIPSGRVDGGEALGLGIVLGVISVMMLGLVANWFAALFLAFTIFFYAVVYTVWLKRWTPQNIVIGGAAGAFPPMIGWACATGGISIESVLMFALIFFWTPPHFWALALFMKEDYHKAGVPMLTVTHGRPVARRHIFAYTLVLAPFALWLGLTSVGGPLYMAVAVVLNLAFIRGGWQVLRRTEEAAVADGYLVEKRVFKLSLYYLFLHFLALLVQSWMGGW; this is translated from the coding sequence ATGACCGATATCAACGCATATGACTCCGCCCCCGAGGCCCAGTTCGGCGACTATGTCGCCCTGCTGAAGCCGCGCGTCATGTCGCTGGTGGTGTTCACCGCCTTCGTCGGGCTGATCGTCGCGCCGATCGACGTGCATCCCTTCATCGCCTTCTGTTCGGTGCTGTTCATCGCCCTGGGCGGCGGCGCCTCGGGCGCTCTGAACATGTGGTATGACCGCGACATCGACGCGGTGATGAACCGCACCCAGTCCCGGCCCATTCCCTCGGGCCGCGTGGACGGGGGCGAGGCCCTGGGCCTGGGCATCGTGCTGGGCGTCATCTCGGTCATGATGCTGGGGCTGGTCGCGAACTGGTTCGCGGCGCTGTTTCTGGCCTTCACGATCTTCTTCTATGCCGTGGTCTATACCGTCTGGCTGAAGCGCTGGACGCCGCAGAACATCGTCATCGGCGGCGCCGCGGGCGCCTTTCCCCCGATGATCGGATGGGCCTGCGCCACGGGCGGGATCAGCATCGAATCGGTGCTGATGTTCGCGCTGATCTTCTTCTGGACGCCGCCCCATTTCTGGGCGCTGGCGCTGTTCATGAAGGAGGATTACCACAAGGCCGGCGTGCCGATGCTGACGGTCACCCATGGCCGCCCCGTCGCGCGGCGCCACATCTTCGCCTATACGCTGGTCCTGGCGCCCTTCGCGCTGTGGCTGGGGCTGACCTCGGTCGGCGGGCCGCTCTACATGGCGGTGGCGGTGGTGCTGAACCTGGCCTTCATCCGCGGCGGCTGGCAGGTGCTGCGCCGGACCGAGGAGGCGGCGGTCGCCGACGGCTATCTGGTCGAGAAGCGCGTCTTCAAGCTGTCGCTCTATTATCTGTTCCTGCATTTCCTGGCACTGCTGGTGCAAAGCTGGATGGGAGGCTGGTGA
- a CDS encoding SURF1 family protein produces MRRYLFPVILGILGCVALVQLGLWQLERAAWKEGLLAEIRAGIEGDPVPLPDAVDRSMKYLPVTVSGTTSGAEIDVLSHTREQGAGYQIVSRFVTDDGRAILLDRGFVPQEARRLERPPVRLEVVGNLHWPEDASASTPAPNMDENIWFARDVEAMAAQLETEPVLVVARAIGGDNQGARPLGVTVEGIPNNHLGYAVQWFLIALTWAVMTLALIWRIRQRSY; encoded by the coding sequence ATGCGCCGCTATCTCTTTCCCGTGATCCTGGGCATCCTCGGCTGCGTCGCGCTGGTCCAGCTGGGCCTGTGGCAGTTGGAGCGTGCCGCCTGGAAGGAGGGCCTGCTGGCCGAGATCCGCGCCGGGATCGAGGGCGACCCCGTGCCCCTGCCGGATGCGGTGGACCGGTCGATGAAATACCTGCCCGTGACCGTCAGCGGCACCACATCCGGGGCCGAGATCGACGTGCTGTCCCATACCCGCGAACAGGGGGCGGGCTATCAGATCGTGTCGCGCTTCGTCACCGATGACGGCCGCGCCATCCTCTTGGATCGCGGCTTCGTCCCGCAGGAGGCGCGGCGACTGGAGCGTCCGCCCGTGCGGCTGGAGGTTGTGGGCAACCTGCACTGGCCCGAGGATGCCAGCGCCTCGACCCCCGCCCCGAACATGGACGAGAACATCTGGTTCGCCCGCGACGTCGAGGCCATGGCCGCGCAGCTGGAAACCGAGCCGGTGCTGGTCGTCGCCCGCGCCATCGGCGGCGACAATCAGGGCGCCCGTCCCTTGGGCGTCACGGTCGAGGGCATCCCGAACAACCATCTGGGCTATGCGGTGCAGTGGTTCCTGATCGCGCTGACCTGGGCGGTGATGACACTGGCGCTGATCTGGCGTATCAGGCAGCGCAGCTATTGA
- the thrC gene encoding threonine synthase gives MRYVSTRGQAPVLNFEQAMLSGLARDGGLYLPETIPALDDLAALDGLPYEEVAFRVVRPFTGDSFTDGELRGAIDRAYARISHDARAPLVQLAPGHHLLELFHGPTLAFKDFAMQLIAQLFQIALTRSGQRITIVGATSGDTGSAAIEAFRGIDNVDVFIMYPHGRVSEVQRRQMTTPPAANVHALALTGHFDDCQARLKDLFNDHAFRDGVGLAGVNSINWARVVAQIVYYFTACASLGMRPTDFCVPTGNFGDIFAGSIARRMGLPIRRLIVATNQNDILHRALTSGEYRMGQVEPSISPSMDIQISSNFERALYLAYGGDAGAIRQLMDELKAGGFAISQGALETLREEFSSGRVSEEETLATIRDMRARTGEVLCPHSAVGVAVAERHLEPGVPMVTLATAHPAKFPDAVERATGLRPGLPPHMAELFDLPERVTRVENDVEALKSLILDRRTN, from the coding sequence ATGCGTTACGTCTCGACGCGGGGCCAGGCCCCGGTTCTGAACTTCGAACAGGCCATGCTGTCGGGGCTGGCGCGCGACGGGGGCCTCTATCTGCCCGAGACGATCCCGGCGCTGGACGACCTGGCCGCGCTGGACGGCCTGCCCTATGAGGAGGTCGCCTTCCGCGTGGTGCGGCCCTTCACCGGCGACAGCTTCACCGATGGCGAACTGCGCGGCGCCATCGACCGCGCCTATGCGCGGATCAGCCATGACGCCCGCGCGCCCTTGGTCCAGCTGGCCCCCGGCCATCACCTGCTGGAGCTGTTCCACGGCCCCACCTTGGCCTTCAAGGATTTCGCGATGCAGCTGATCGCCCAGCTGTTCCAGATCGCGCTGACGCGGTCGGGCCAGCGGATCACCATCGTGGGCGCGACCTCGGGCGATACCGGATCGGCGGCGATCGAGGCCTTCCGCGGCATCGACAATGTGGATGTCTTCATCATGTATCCGCATGGCCGCGTCAGCGAGGTGCAGCGCCGCCAGATGACCACGCCCCCCGCGGCCAATGTCCATGCGCTGGCCCTGACCGGGCATTTCGACGATTGCCAGGCGCGGCTGAAGGACCTGTTCAACGACCATGCCTTCCGCGACGGCGTGGGGCTGGCCGGCGTGAACAGCATCAACTGGGCCCGCGTCGTGGCGCAGATCGTCTATTACTTCACCGCCTGTGCGTCCTTGGGCATGCGGCCCACGGATTTCTGCGTCCCCACCGGCAATTTCGGCGACATCTTCGCGGGGTCCATCGCCCGGCGCATGGGCCTGCCGATCCGCCGCCTGATCGTGGCCACGAACCAGAACGACATCCTGCACCGCGCGCTGACCAGCGGCGAATACCGCATGGGCCAGGTCGAACCCTCGATCAGCCCGTCCATGGACATCCAGATCAGCTCGAATTTCGAACGCGCGCTGTATCTGGCTTATGGCGGCGATGCCGGCGCGATCCGCCAGCTGATGGACGAGCTGAAGGCCGGCGGCTTCGCCATCAGCCAAGGCGCGCTGGAGACGCTGCGCGAGGAATTCTCCTCCGGGCGTGTCTCGGAGGAGGAGACGCTGGCGACCATCCGCGACATGCGCGCCCGCACGGGCGAGGTCCTCTGCCCGCACAGCGCCGTGGGCGTCGCCGTGGCCGAGCGGCATCTGGAACCGGGCGTGCCGATGGTGACCTTGGCCACCGCCCATCCCGCCAAGTTCCCCGATGCGGTGGAACGCGCGACCGGCCTGCGCCCCGGCCTGCCGCCGCATATGGCCGAGCTGTTCGACCTGCCCGAACGCGTCACCCGGGTTGAAAACGATGTCGAGGCGCTTAAGTCCCTGATCCTCGACCGGAGAACGAATTGA
- a CDS encoding GNAT family N-acetyltransferase: MLTRRRPFRLDAERIVLRLPQHSDFNAWCALRDASRDFLTPWEPVWSPDHLSRKSFTNRVYWAARSAKTGTAFPLFLVHRDDTLLGAITLDNIRRGPAQSGTIGYWIGQPHARQGFMREAIGVLVHHAFTTLDLSRIEAACLPENAASRGVLERSGFKYEGVAQSYLQIDGRWRNHVLYANLRRDRRGRTEVR, encoded by the coding sequence ATCCTGACGCGGCGCCGTCCCTTCCGGCTGGATGCCGAACGGATCGTGCTGCGCCTGCCCCAGCATTCGGATTTCAACGCCTGGTGCGCGCTGCGCGATGCCAGCCGCGATTTCCTGACGCCGTGGGAACCCGTCTGGTCGCCCGACCACCTGTCGCGGAAAAGCTTTACCAACCGCGTCTATTGGGCGGCGCGCTCGGCCAAGACCGGCACCGCCTTTCCGCTGTTCCTGGTCCATCGCGACGACACGCTGCTGGGGGCGATCACGCTGGACAACATCCGCCGCGGGCCCGCGCAATCGGGCACGATCGGTTATTGGATCGGCCAGCCCCATGCGCGTCAGGGCTTCATGCGCGAGGCGATCGGGGTGCTGGTCCATCACGCCTTCACGACGCTGGACCTGAGCCGGATCGAGGCCGCCTGCCTGCCCGAAAACGCCGCCTCGCGCGGGGTGCTGGAGCGGTCGGGCTTCAAATACGAGGGCGTGGCCCAGAGCTATCTGCAGATCGACGGGCGGTGGCGCAACCATGTGCTCTATGCCAATCTGCGCCGCGACCGGCGCGGCCGGACCGAGGTGCGCTGA
- the coxB gene encoding cytochrome c oxidase subunit II, with product MIGRAFAAATGFATASMLAGAAAAQGVLGDLPSIGKPVARGTGFHPAATELARDQQWLDYFVLIIITAVTVLVCVLLLIVIFRFNSRANPVPAKFTHNTPLEIAWTLVPVLILVAIGAFSLPILFRSQEMPENPDIVIKATGHQWYWSYEYPDNGIAFDSLMLAEDELADFGYAPDEYLLATDTAVVVPVGQTVLLQVTASDVIHSWTIPAFAVKQDAVPGRIAQAWFNVETEGTYFGQCSELCGINHAYMPIVVKAVQPDVYAAWVAEQGGTLGDEPAATAGLDADAEVTLARAE from the coding sequence ATGATTGGCCGTGCATTCGCGGCAGCGACCGGGTTCGCGACCGCGAGCATGCTGGCCGGGGCTGCGGCGGCGCAGGGCGTGCTGGGGGACCTGCCCTCGATCGGCAAACCGGTGGCGCGGGGCACGGGGTTCCACCCGGCCGCGACCGAACTGGCACGCGACCAGCAATGGCTGGATTATTTCGTGCTGATCATCATCACCGCCGTGACGGTCCTGGTCTGCGTGCTGCTGCTGATCGTGATCTTCCGCTTCAACAGCCGTGCGAACCCGGTTCCCGCCAAGTTCACCCACAACACCCCGCTGGAGATCGCCTGGACCCTGGTCCCCGTGCTGATCCTGGTGGCGATCGGTGCCTTCTCGCTGCCCATCCTGTTCCGCAGCCAGGAGATGCCCGAAAACCCCGACATCGTCATCAAGGCGACCGGCCACCAGTGGTACTGGTCCTATGAATATCCCGATAACGGCATCGCCTTCGATTCGCTGATGCTGGCCGAGGACGAGCTGGCCGATTTCGGCTATGCCCCCGATGAATACCTGCTGGCGACCGACACCGCCGTGGTTGTTCCCGTGGGCCAGACGGTCCTGCTGCAGGTGACCGCCAGCGACGTGATCCATTCCTGGACCATCCCCGCCTTCGCCGTGAAGCAGGACGCCGTTCCGGGCCGCATCGCCCAGGCCTGGTTCAACGTCGAGACCGAGGGCACCTATTTCGGCCAGTGCAGCGAGCTGTGCGGGATCAACCACGCCTATATGCCCATCGTGGTCAAGGCCGTGCAGCCCGACGTCTATGCGGCCTGGGTCGCCGAACAGGGCGGCACCCTGGGCGACGAGCCCGCCGCCACCGCCGGCCTGGACGCCGATGCCGAGGTCACCTTGGCCCGCGCCGAGTAA
- a CDS encoding M16 family metallopeptidase, producing MTAPRLTTLPNGLRIVTRQMPGLHSAALGIWVSAGGRNERADQNGIAHFLEHMAFKGTATRSALQIAEAIEDVGGYINAYTSRDATAYYVRVLEDHVDLAFDVISDIVLNPVFDDREIEVERGVILQEIGQALDTPDDIIFDWLQEAAYPDQPMGRTILGPAERVSSFGRADLSGFVAENYGPGQMVVAAAGAVDHDRIVRLAEQVLGHIAPRPQGARETARWQGLETRRVKPLEQAHFAMALEGPGFLAPDFYAAQIFSSALGGGMSSRLFQKIREERGLCYTIFAQSGFHDDTGMLTIYAGTGADDLDDLARLTIDEIKRAAEDMSEAEIARAKAQLRAGLLMGLESPSGQAERMARSLAIWGRVPDPAEVAERIAAVSAADIRTHAEALLGGARPALALYGPVDRAPTLQALSKRLAA from the coding sequence ATGACCGCCCCCCGCCTGACCACGCTGCCCAACGGGCTGCGCATCGTGACCCGCCAGATGCCGGGGCTGCATTCCGCGGCCTTGGGCATCTGGGTCAGCGCGGGGGGGCGCAACGAACGCGCCGATCAGAACGGCATCGCCCATTTCCTGGAGCATATGGCCTTCAAGGGCACCGCCACCCGCAGCGCGCTGCAGATCGCCGAGGCGATCGAGGATGTGGGCGGCTATATCAACGCCTATACCTCGCGCGACGCGACGGCCTATTACGTCCGCGTGCTGGAGGATCACGTCGATCTGGCCTTTGACGTGATCAGCGACATCGTGCTGAACCCCGTCTTCGACGACCGCGAGATCGAGGTCGAGCGCGGCGTCATCCTGCAGGAGATCGGCCAAGCGCTGGACACGCCCGACGACATCATCTTCGACTGGCTGCAGGAGGCCGCCTATCCCGACCAGCCGATGGGCCGCACCATCCTGGGCCCCGCCGAACGGGTCAGCAGCTTTGGCCGCGCCGATCTGTCGGGCTTTGTGGCGGAAAATTACGGGCCCGGCCAGATGGTCGTCGCCGCAGCCGGTGCCGTCGATCACGACCGCATCGTGCGGCTGGCCGAACAGGTGCTGGGCCATATCGCACCCCGGCCCCAAGGCGCGCGCGAGACCGCCCGCTGGCAGGGCCTGGAGACCCGCCGCGTCAAGCCCTTGGAACAGGCCCATTTCGCCATGGCGCTGGAGGGTCCGGGCTTTCTGGCGCCCGATTTCTATGCCGCCCAGATCTTTTCCTCGGCGCTTGGCGGGGGCATGTCCTCGCGCCTGTTCCAGAAGATCCGCGAGGAGCGGGGGCTGTGCTACACCATCTTCGCGCAATCGGGCTTTCACGACGACACGGGCATGCTGACCATCTATGCCGGGACCGGGGCGGATGATCTGGACGATCTGGCCAGGCTGACCATTGACGAGATCAAGCGTGCCGCTGAGGACATGTCCGAGGCCGAGATCGCCCGCGCCAAGGCGCAGCTGCGCGCGGGCCTGCTGATGGGGCTGGAAAGCCCCTCGGGCCAGGCCGAGCGCATGGCACGGAGTTTGGCGATCTGGGGCCGCGTCCCGGACCCGGCCGAGGTCGCCGAACGCATCGCCGCCGTCTCCGCCGCCGATATCCGCACCCATGCCGAGGCGCTGCTGGGCGGGGCGCGTCCGGCGCTGGCGCTCTATGGTCCGGTGGATCGGGCGCCGACGCTACAGGCCCTGTCCAAAAGGCTGGCTGCGTGA
- a CDS encoding cytochrome c oxidase subunit 3 codes for MAHAKNHDYHILPASIWPFLTSVGVFVMLFGGVAWLTGEVTIMGVPITGPWMFAIGLVAVCYVSFAWWADMVREAEQGDHTPVVRLGLQYGFILFVMSEMMLFVSLFWNFIKNAMYPMGENSPIEDGVWPPAGIETFDPWHLPFINTLVLLLSGVAVTWAHHAWAHEGDRKVAINGLAIAVALGVIFTGLQAYEYSHAAFGLADTAYASAFYIATGFHGLHVIIGTIFLAVCLLRFMRGQMTKDQHLGFEAAAWYWHFVDVIWLILFAVIYVWGS; via the coding sequence ATGGCGCACGCAAAGAACCACGACTATCATATCCTGCCGGCCTCGATCTGGCCCTTCCTGACCTCGGTCGGCGTCTTCGTCATGCTGTTCGGCGGCGTTGCCTGGCTGACCGGCGAAGTCACGATCATGGGCGTGCCGATCACCGGCCCCTGGATGTTCGCGATCGGCCTGGTGGCCGTGTGCTATGTCTCCTTCGCCTGGTGGGCCGACATGGTGCGCGAGGCCGAGCAGGGCGACCACACCCCGGTGGTGCGCCTTGGCCTGCAATACGGCTTCATCCTGTTCGTCATGTCCGAGATGATGCTGTTCGTGTCGCTGTTCTGGAACTTCATCAAGAACGCGATGTATCCGATGGGCGAGAACAGCCCGATCGAGGACGGCGTCTGGCCCCCGGCGGGGATCGAGACCTTCGACCCCTGGCACCTGCCCTTCATCAACACGCTGGTCCTGCTGCTGTCGGGCGTGGCCGTGACCTGGGCGCACCATGCCTGGGCGCATGAGGGCGACCGCAAGGTGGCGATCAACGGCCTGGCCATCGCGGTGGCCCTGGGCGTGATCTTCACCGGCCTGCAGGCCTATGAATACAGCCACGCGGCCTTCGGTCTGGCCGACACGGCCTATGCCTCGGCCTTCTACATCGCGACGGGCTTTCACGGCCTGCACGTGATCATCGGCACGATCTTCCTGGCCGTCTGCCTGCTGCGCTTCATGCGCGGCCAGATGACCAAGGATCAGCATCTGGGCTTCGAGGCCGCCGCCTGGTACTGGCACTTCGTCGACGTGATCTGGCTGATCCTCTTTGCCGTCATCTATGTCTGGGGCAGCTGA
- the tldD gene encoding metalloprotease TldD has translation MSRPQFDPFSTDLDRDRALRVLRGAVAGADDGELFLERSQTESLVFDDGRLRHSGFTAGRGFGLRAVRGEVTGYAHSTEISEPALTRAAETARLAVGAGGGRMALPPAMAPVALYPAIDPAGDVPVARRIALLREIDAFARALDPRVVQVTVSMATSLQEVAILRPEGGMATDIRPMARLNVAVICENNDRRESGSAGGGGRRGLSPLMQDDHWQGLVHEALRIALVNLRSVPAPAGVMDVVLGPGWPGILLHEAVGHGLEGDFNRKKASAFAGLMGQRVAAPGVTVVDDGTIEGRRGSINIDDEGTPPARNVLIDDGILVGYMQDRQNARLMGVEPTGNGRRESFAHVPMPRMTNTYMPGGDADPAAILADLKDGIYAVGFGGGQVDITNGKFVFSCTEAYRVRNGVVGDPIRGATLIGDGATALQQVRAVGDDMALDPGIGNCGKQGQWVPVGVGQPTLMIGGLTVGGSASGG, from the coding sequence ATGAGCCGTCCGCAATTCGACCCGTTCTCGACCGATCTCGACCGTGACCGCGCGCTGCGCGTCCTGCGCGGGGCCGTGGCGGGGGCCGATGACGGCGAACTGTTCCTGGAACGCAGCCAGACGGAATCGCTGGTCTTCGACGACGGGCGGCTGCGCCATTCGGGATTCACCGCCGGGCGGGGCTTCGGCCTGCGCGCCGTGCGCGGCGAGGTCACCGGATACGCCCATTCGACCGAGATTTCCGAACCCGCCCTGACCCGCGCGGCCGAGACGGCGCGCCTGGCCGTGGGCGCGGGCGGGGGCCGCATGGCCCTGCCCCCGGCGATGGCGCCGGTCGCGCTCTATCCCGCGATCGACCCGGCGGGGGACGTGCCCGTCGCCCGGCGCATCGCCCTGCTGCGCGAGATCGACGCCTTCGCCCGCGCCCTGGACCCGCGGGTGGTGCAGGTCACCGTCTCGATGGCCACCAGCCTGCAAGAGGTCGCCATCCTGCGCCCCGAGGGCGGCATGGCCACCGACATCCGCCCCATGGCGCGGCTGAATGTCGCAGTGATCTGCGAGAACAACGACCGCCGCGAAAGCGGCAGCGCGGGCGGCGGCGGCCGGCGCGGCCTGTCCCCCCTGATGCAGGACGACCACTGGCAGGGCCTTGTCCACGAGGCGCTGCGCATCGCGCTGGTCAATCTGCGATCCGTCCCCGCGCCTGCCGGGGTGATGGATGTGGTGCTGGGCCCGGGCTGGCCCGGCATCCTGCTGCACGAGGCCGTGGGCCACGGGCTAGAGGGGGATTTCAACCGCAAGAAGGCATCGGCCTTCGCCGGCCTGATGGGCCAACGCGTCGCCGCCCCCGGCGTCACCGTGGTCGATGACGGCACCATCGAGGGCCGCCGCGGCAGCATCAACATCGACGACGAGGGCACGCCCCCCGCCCGCAACGTACTGATCGATGACGGCATCCTGGTGGGCTATATGCAGGACCGCCAGAACGCGCGCCTGATGGGCGTGGAGCCCACCGGCAACGGGCGGCGCGAAAGCTTTGCCCATGTGCCGATGCCGCGCATGACCAACACCTACATGCCCGGCGGCGACGCGGACCCGGCGGCGATCCTGGCCGACCTGAAGGACGGCATCTATGCGGTGGGCTTCGGCGGCGGCCAGGTGGACATCACCAACGGCAAGTTCGTCTTCAGCTGCACCGAGGCCTATCGCGTCAGGAACGGCGTCGTCGGCGATCCGATTCGCGGCGCCACGCTGATCGGCGACGGGGCGACCGCGCTGCAGCAGGTGCGCGCCGTGGGCGATGACATGGCCCTGGACCCCGGCATCGGCAATTGCGGCAAGCAGGGCCAATGGGTGCCCGTGGGCGTGGGTCAGCCGACGCTGATGATCGGCGGGCTGACGGTGGGCGGATCGGCCTCGGGCGGCTGA